The sequence CGTCACCGTACATCGTCAGTGCCGCCTCCTTCCCCCCGCTCGGGTCGTTGAAATCACCCACGTAGGAGGACTGGATCGATATCTCGTCGTCGATGTCGGCCACACCCGCACGGAAACCAGCTTCGAACTTCTCGATCAGGTCGGACTGGACGCCACCGACGAACCCGACCGTCTTCTCGTCGGAGACTGTCTCGGCCGCACCAGCGCTGAACTCCGTCGAGGTGAGCATCGCCACGAGCTGGCCAGCGAGGTACGAGCCCTCGTGCTCGGCGAAGACGTACGAGTTGACGTTCGGTTCCTCGACGACGCTGTCGACGATCATGAACTTCTGGTCCGGATAATCGGCCGCCGTCTCCGACAGGGCGTCGGCCTGCAAGAACCCGATCGTCGAGATGAGGTCGTATTCCGGATCGGTCGACTGGGCGAACTGTTCCTGGTAGTTCGCGAAGTCGGAGACGTTCTCCGGTTGGGCCTCCTCGTACGCGAGGTCCCATTCTTCGTTCGCGTCCTTCAAGCCGGACTGTGCCTGGTCGTTGAACGAACCGTCGCCGAGCCCACCAGTGGCGTACACCATGCCGATATTGGCGTCGACCTCGTCGGTCGACTGGGTCGTCGTTTCGTCGTCGCCAGAGCCACCGTCGGAGTTGTCAGTCGTTTCCGCTCCACCCGAGGGACCGCCGGAACAGCCTGCGAGTCCGCTGAGTGCCACGACGCTACTACCACCCGTCAGTTTGAGAAATTGCCGCCGGTCGAAGCCGGACATGTCTGTCCCGAAAACACCGTGTTTGTCCAATAAAGGCGTCGATAATCGCCGCTATCGGTCCGTGCTAACTAGTCCACCGAATCGACGGTATCGGCGACGAGCGACCGGACCGTCTCGGCGAGGTCGTCGACTGCGTCGCTCTCCGCGTAGACCCTGATGTAGGGTTCGGTCCCGCTTGGACGAACCAGGACCCACGAACCGTCGTCGAAGTCCAGTCTGACGCCGTAATCGGTGTCGACGGCCGCCGCTGGGAACTGGTCGGGAAGCGAGTCCTCGAGCGCATCCATCACCGCCACTTTGCCTTCGTCGGGACAGTCGACGCTGATCTTTCGGTACGGTCGCTCCGTGATCGGTTCGCGGAGCGCATCGAGGCCTCCCGCCGTCGCCAGAAGTGTCGAGACGACCGCCGCACTCGTCACACCGTCGATCCAGGTTCCGAAGCCCGGATGGATGTGTTTCCAGGGTTCGGCTGCGAACACGACCGTTCCACCACTGGCCTGAACCCGTTCGATACCTTCGTGAAGCGCCCCGAGCCGGACCCGCTCTGTCCGACCACCGGCCGCCTTCACCCGTTCGTCGATCCGTCCGGAGGCATTCGGAGTGGTCACCATCACTGGGTCCGGCGCCGTTGCGGTCCGAACGTAGTGCTCCGCGAGCATGGCGACGATGGTATCCTCGTGGACCACGTCGCCGTCCCGCGCCACGATAACGATGCGGTCGGCATCTCCATCGTGGGCGATGCCCAGATCGAACTCGCCGTCTGCGACGAAAGCCCGAAGGTCGCTCACCGTCTCCGGCGTCGGCTTGCTCGGGCGCCCGGGGAAGTGCCCATCGACAGAGCAATTGAGCGTGACGACGCGGCCACCGAGGGCTCGAAGGACGAACGGGGTCGCGAGACTCGCCATTCCGTTGCCACAGTCGACCGCGATGGAGACGCCCTCGAGTGGCGTCTCGAGCCGATTCGATCCCTGCGAGGCCGCCGGGTGCGACGGAGCGATGCGCTGTTCGACCGCGTAGTCGACGACGGCCTCACGGTAGGCGGGAAGGACATCGACCGACTCGCTGTTCCCCCACCGGTTCCAGTCGGTCGGGGCGACATCGGCGTCGACTCGGTCGACGATCCGTCGCTCGGCGGTCGCGTCGTACTCCACCCCGTCCTCGAAGAGTTTGATGCCGTTATCCTCTGGGGGATTGTGTGAGGCGGTTATCATGACCCCTCGTCGTCCTCGCGAGGCGTACGCGACAGCCGGCGTGGGGACCACGCCGAGGGTCCGCACGTCGGCTCCGGCACTCTCGAGGCCCGCCTCCATCGCCGCGGTCAACGCTGGTCCGGTCACCCGGCCGTCTCGCCCCAGTACGAACTCGTCGCCGTCTTCACCGGCGGCCCGACCCACGGCAAGTGCCAGAGATGGCGTCACCGTCGTCGTGGCGTCGCCACGGATACCAGCCGTTCCGAAGAGGTCCATAGCAGGTGGCTCGCCGGCGGAGTACTTAGAGGCTGTCGATGCTGTCACCGGTCACCGAGTACCCTACAGTTCGACGCCGCTGGGAATGAGGCTGTTCGAGCGAAGGAGGTCGCCGTCCCTGTTGTACACCAGGAACGTCGACTTCTCGTAGGTGACGAAGTGTTCGCCCCCGAAGGCTATCTCGACGCGATACCGGGCGTCTCCGTCTGTCGCGTCTGCGTAGCGACGGGCTGCCGTGATGAACTCCAGGACGGCTTCGGCCTCGACGTTCATCTCGAGGATGAAATCGCCAGTGAGCCGGTTCGTGACGGCGACGACGCCCTCGGCTTCTGGGTCGTCGACGGAATCTTGAAGACGGAATGCGACGTCGGTGTCCGCCGCGTCGAGGACGGCTCCTGCGTCGTCGGCGAATCGTGAACGGAGGGTCGATTCCGGTCCCTGGAAATCGATCTCAACAGTCGGTAAACGAGGGTCCCCCTCCTCGTCGACCCAGTCGACGTTGCTGACGGACAGCGTGAAGTAGTCGCGCCTCATCACCTAGCGGCCGATTGGGCTTTGTGAGATTTGAACGTAACGGCGGCGACGGGCCGCCCGGCAGGTTTTATGCCCACCCTCTGCTTCATTGTAGACGAACGCCCCAATGCCGCGCAACTCACGCGAAGAACCATCGGACCTCGGCGGGTCCGGAAACCACTGGCTAGACGACGTCAGGTGGCGGTTGGCTCGGGTCGTCGAGGTACTTCGGGGCACGTCGATATCGGCCGACGAGTACGACCCGAACCAACACGGCCCGCTCATCTCGTTCGACGGGGTCGACGGCTACGAAGAAGTCGACCGATACTGGGTGAACGCGCCGTTCTCGTTCATCTCGGTGAACCACGACGACGAGAAGAACGAGTATCTGTATCACGTGGTCGAACCGGAACTCACCGAGTTCGAACGAGGGTTACTCGAGGACCTCTTTGGCGACATCCGAGACACGCTGATCTATCGGGCCGCCTACGACCCCGACGACAGTCAGGCAATCCTCAGAGAACACCTGGAGACGTTGCTCGAACAGTACGGGGTCGACGTCGACACGAACACGTTCTATCGACTGTATTATTACCTCCACCGGTCCTTCGAGGGGTTCGAACAACTCGACCCGTTGATGGCCGACACCCACATCGAGGACATCTCCTGTGACGGCTACGATATCCCGGTGTTCGTCTACCACGACGAGTACACCGACATCAAGACGAACCGCGAGTTCGGCCGGGAAGAACTCGATAGCTTCGTCATCAGACTGGCCCAGCAGTCGGGCCGACACATCAGTATCGGTGACCCAGTCACGGAGACAACACTCTCCGACGGAAGTCGTGCCGAACTCGCCCTCGGGACGGAGGTGACCCCACGAGGCTCGGCGTTCACCATCCGGAAGTACGCGGACGAACCGTTCACGCCGGCCACCCTCGTCGACTTCGACACCTTCGACCTGAACCAGATGGCCTACCTCTGGTTGGCCATCGAGAACAACAAATCACTCATCTTCGCCGGCGGGACCGCCTCTGGAAAGACCACGTCGATGAACGCAGTGTCGATGTTCGTCCCACCGCGCTCGAAAGTGCTCACGATAGAGGACACCAGGGAACTAACCCTCCACCACGAGAACTGGCTCTCCTCCATCACCCGCGAGAGTCTGGGCGAAGGCGACGATATCACGATGTACGACCTCCTCCGGTCCGCGCTCCGTCACCGACCGGAGTACATCGTGGTCGGCGAGGTCCGGGGGGTGGAGGCGATGACGCTGTTCCAGGCGATGAACACCGGCCACACCACCTTCTCGACGATGCACGCCGACAGCGTCCAGACGACCATCAACCGTCTCGAGAACGAACCCATCGGCGTCCCGCGCGCGATGATCCAGTCCCTGGATATCCTCTCCGTCCAGACGCTCACCTACGTCGGCGACGAACGTGTTCGACGCAACCAGGTCATCGCGGAGATAGAGGGGATCGACCAGCGGACCGGCGACCTCGATTACTCGACTGCCTTCGAGTGGAACCCGGAAAGCGACACGTTCTCACAGTTCGACAGCATCGTCCTGGAGGAGATCCGGGACGAACGCGGCTGGTCACGTGCGGAGTTGCTCCGCGAGTTTCGGAATCGAAAGCGGGTGCTCCAGTACCTCGTCGAGCGAGAGGTGACGGATTTCCGGCGGTTCACCGCACTGGTAAACGAGTACTACGCAGACAAAGAGCGCGTCGTCGACCGGATCGACGGGCGACTCGAGACCGACGTCGATGCGTCGATGCCAGGAAGTGACAGCGAGGACATCACGAGTAACTGATGGTCCTCGAATTCGTCCCTCTCGCTGTCGTTCTCCTCGTCGGTGGCGCCATAATGCTCTCGCCGTACGTCGAGTGGGCCGAGACGCTCATCACACGATTGTCCCTCGTCGTCTTCGGCGATTTCGTTCGGCGCCGCACGCCGAGCAATCATCAGCAACGCCAGTGGCTCGAATCGGCCCACGTGGGGACGACGTACCGAGTGTACGCCGCCAAGACGTACACCTTCGTGATCGTGGCAGCGGTCGTCGGAACGGTCCTGGGTGTGTATGCCTTTCGGGGAGCAGCAATCGTGCTTCGGACGACCGAGGGCGGGGGACGATTCGTCGAATCGATCGAAGCGACAATGCCAGGGGCCGGGGAGTGGGGACTGGTCACCCTCGCCCTGACCGTGCTGGTCAGCAGCGCAACCGTCGGCCTGCTCTCCGCCTTCGGGACCTACCAGCTACGATGGGCGATTCCACGCTTCACCAGTGGCGAACGGGGGCGGCGGATCGACAATTCGCTCAAGCGGAACGTCGCGTTCATGTTCGCCCTGTCACGCTCGGGGATGCCGTTCCCCGACATCCTCCGCGTGTTGGCCGACAACCGGGCCGTCTACGGGGAGACCGCCGACGAGGTCGCCGTGGCGGTCCGGGACATCGACCTGTTTGGAACGGACGTGCTCACGACCATCCGACGGCTCCGTGACCGCACACCGAGTCGGAATCTCGAGGACCTGGCTGAGAACCTCGCCAGCGTCCTCCAGAGCGGCCAGTCGCTCTCTGCGTTCCTCCGGGACCAGTACGAACATTACAAGGACGAGGAGGAAGCCCAGCAACAGGCCTTCCTGGAACTGCTCGGCACGCTCGCCGAGGCGTACGTCACGGTGTTCGTCGCTGGGCCGCTGTTCCTCATCACCATCCTCGTGGTCATCGGGTTGATGCTCGGGGGGACCCTCGAGTTCCTTCGGGTGCTCGTCTACGCGGTGATACCGCTGGCGACGCTCGGCTTCATCGTCTACCTGGATTCGATCACCGAGGACGTCAAGAATGTCACTCCCGATGATGACCACGATACGAACCTGGTCAGATTTTCGGACATCCGGGTCGTCTCAGAGGGAGACGCCGTCCCGATGACCGACGGCGGGAGGACCGCTACCAAGGCAAATCGCTACCGATTGGAAATCTACCAGCGTCTCAGGCCGGTCCTGGAGAGCCTGAGGGACCCGTCGCGAATGCTGACCGAACGACCGTTGGTGCTCCTCTGGGCGACCATCCCCCTCGGCCTCCTCTGGACGTTCTTACAGTGGTTACCCCACCTCCAGGGCGGAGACCTGACCATCGCCTTGTACGACGATCCACTCGTCCAGGCGACGCTCTTCGTCGTCGGGACGTTTGCCATCACTTACGAGGTGGCAAACCGTCGAGTGAAGGCTATCGAAGCGGCGATCCCCGACTTCCTCGACAGACTCGCGAGCACGAACGAGGCGGGGATGTCCATCGTCGAGAGTTTCGGCCGGGTCGTCTCTTCGGACCTCGGGTCGCTCTCCACCGAACTCGAACGGACCTGGGCCGACATCACGTGGGGAGCCAGAGTCGAAGACGCCCTCCAACGCCTCCAACACCGCGTCGCAACGCCGGCGATAACGCGGGTCGTCACCCTCACGACGAACGCGATGGAGGCCACGAACGACATCGGACAGGTGCTTCGCATCGCGGCCGACGAGGCCCAGGCGACCCGACGACTCGAGCGCGAACGTCGCAACGAGATGCTGACGTACACCGTCGTCGTCTACATCTCCTTTTTCGTGTTCCTGGTCATCGTCGTGGCCCTGGACACCATCTTCGTTCCGGCCATCCCGACCGGCGGGTTGGGCGGCGGTGGGACCGGCGGCGTACCGGGGGCCGGACTCCCCGGAGGCATCCAGCAACTCACCGAGGCCCAGAAGGACGCCTACAGCCTCGTGTTCTTCCACGGTGCGCTCATTCAGTCGGTCGCCTCCGGGTTCGTCGCCGGCCAGATGGGTTCGGGAAGCCTCAAGTCCGGCGCGAAACACGCAACCTTCCTGCTCGCCATCGCCTATGCTCTCTTCCTGGTGATCGGATGAGCGAGGAGAGCGCGGGTAGCGATACGACGGCCAGCGACGTGGTCGCTACGTACGACGAGATCGCCGCCCACTTCGCCACCAAGCGAAAGAACCCCTGGCCTGAAGTCACCTCGTTCCTCGACGGAGTCGAGAGTACCACGGCCCTCGACGTCGGGTGTGCGAACGGACGCCACACCGAGTTGCTCGCCGCCGTCGCCGACCGAGCGATCGGCCTGGACGCCAGCCGGGCATTACTGTCCGAAGCCGAATCTCGAAGGGACGACCACAATTTCGACGCCATTCTCCTCCAGGGTGACGCCAGTCGACTCCCCCTCCGCGAGGACAGCGTCGACCTCGCGACCTACGTTGCGACGATGCACCACCTGCCGACGAGGGAGGCGCGAGTCGAAAGCCTCGACGAACTCGCACGCGTCCTGACGCCGGCCGGTCGTGCCCTGGTGAGCGTCTGGAGCACCGAACACGACCGGTTCGACGAGACCCAGGGGTTCGATACGACCGTGACGTTCACGATGCCGGACGGACGAGCGGTGCCCAGATACTACCACATCTACGACCCGTCGGAGTTCGGTACCGACCTCGAGGCGAGTGCGGTAGGAGTCGAGCGAGAGTGGGTCTCGAATGGCAATTGCTATGCGGTGGTCACGGGGTCGGAGTGATGATCGGTCCGGTTCGCCGAGTCGTGAATGGAAACGTCCTTATTTGGGCAACCGGTAGACGAAAATGCGCGCCGATGGTCTAGCGGCTAGGACCTGAGCCTTCCAAGCTCATGGCCCGGGTTCAAATCCCGGTCGGCGCAGTTTTCCGAGCAGCCTGCGAGGAAAACGAGCACAGGGATTTGAATGACGGCAGGCGCAGCGCGAACGAAGTGAGCGACCGCCTGCAGGTGGTTCAAATCCCGGTCGGCGCAGTTTTCCGAGCAGCCTGCGAGGAAAACGAGCACAGGGATTTGAATGACGGCAGGCGCAGCGCGAACGAAGTGAGCGACCGCCTGCAGGTGGTTCAAATCCCGGTCGGCGCAGTTTTCCGAGCAGCCTGCGAGGAAAACGAGCACAGGGATTTGAATGACGGCAGGCGCAGCGCGAACGAAGTGAGCGACCGCCTGCAGGTGGTTCAAATCCCGGTCGGCGCAGTTCCAGGCAGCCGCAGGAAAACAGCCTGAAATTTGAATGACGGCAGGCGCAGCGCGAACGAAGTGAGCGACCGCCTGCAGGTGGTTCAAATCCCGGTCGGCGCAGTTTTCCGAGCAGCCTGCGAGGAAAACGAGCACAGGGATTTGAATGACGGCAGGCGCAGCGCGAACGAAGTGAGCGACCGCCTG is a genomic window of Halanaeroarchaeum sp. HSR-CO containing:
- a CDS encoding BMP family protein — its product is MSGFDRRQFLKLTGGSSVVALSGLAGCSGGPSGGAETTDNSDGGSGDDETTTQSTDEVDANIGMVYATGGLGDGSFNDQAQSGLKDANEEWDLAYEEAQPENVSDFANYQEQFAQSTDPEYDLISTIGFLQADALSETAADYPDQKFMIVDSVVEEPNVNSYVFAEHEGSYLAGQLVAMLTSTEFSAGAAETVSDEKTVGFVGGVQSDLIEKFEAGFRAGVADIDDEISIQSSYVGDFNDPSGGKEAALTMYGDGADFVYHAAGNTGTGVFQAAQEEGRFAIGVDRDQSLTKDSYADVILASMVKRVDTAVYNAIDGVVEGTFEGGNVTPLGLQDEGVALVYGDEIGSDVPSDVVDTVDSARQAIIDGDISVPTSPDDV
- a CDS encoding phosphomannomutase — protein: MDLFGTAGIRGDATTTVTPSLALAVGRAAGEDGDEFVLGRDGRVTGPALTAAMEAGLESAGADVRTLGVVPTPAVAYASRGRRGVMITASHNPPEDNGIKLFEDGVEYDATAERRIVDRVDADVAPTDWNRWGNSESVDVLPAYREAVVDYAVEQRIAPSHPAASQGSNRLETPLEGVSIAVDCGNGMASLATPFVLRALGGRVVTLNCSVDGHFPGRPSKPTPETVSDLRAFVADGEFDLGIAHDGDADRIVIVARDGDVVHEDTIVAMLAEHYVRTATAPDPVMVTTPNASGRIDERVKAAGGRTERVRLGALHEGIERVQASGGTVVFAAEPWKHIHPGFGTWIDGVTSAAVVSTLLATAGGLDALREPITERPYRKISVDCPDEGKVAVMDALEDSLPDQFPAAAVDTDYGVRLDFDDGSWVLVRPSGTEPYIRVYAESDAVDDLAETVRSLVADTVDSVD
- a CDS encoding DUF5793 family protein yields the protein MRRDYFTLSVSNVDWVDEEGDPRLPTVEIDFQGPESTLRSRFADDAGAVLDAADTDVAFRLQDSVDDPEAEGVVAVTNRLTGDFILEMNVEAEAVLEFITAARRYADATDGDARYRVEIAFGGEHFVTYEKSTFLVYNRDGDLLRSNSLIPSGVEL
- a CDS encoding type II/IV secretion system ATPase subunit yields the protein MPRNSREEPSDLGGSGNHWLDDVRWRLARVVEVLRGTSISADEYDPNQHGPLISFDGVDGYEEVDRYWVNAPFSFISVNHDDEKNEYLYHVVEPELTEFERGLLEDLFGDIRDTLIYRAAYDPDDSQAILREHLETLLEQYGVDVDTNTFYRLYYYLHRSFEGFEQLDPLMADTHIEDISCDGYDIPVFVYHDEYTDIKTNREFGREELDSFVIRLAQQSGRHISIGDPVTETTLSDGSRAELALGTEVTPRGSAFTIRKYADEPFTPATLVDFDTFDLNQMAYLWLAIENNKSLIFAGGTASGKTTSMNAVSMFVPPRSKVLTIEDTRELTLHHENWLSSITRESLGEGDDITMYDLLRSALRHRPEYIVVGEVRGVEAMTLFQAMNTGHTTFSTMHADSVQTTINRLENEPIGVPRAMIQSLDILSVQTLTYVGDERVRRNQVIAEIEGIDQRTGDLDYSTAFEWNPESDTFSQFDSIVLEEIRDERGWSRAELLREFRNRKRVLQYLVEREVTDFRRFTALVNEYYADKERVVDRIDGRLETDVDASMPGSDSEDITSN
- a CDS encoding type II secretion system F family protein, whose amino-acid sequence is MVLEFVPLAVVLLVGGAIMLSPYVEWAETLITRLSLVVFGDFVRRRTPSNHQQRQWLESAHVGTTYRVYAAKTYTFVIVAAVVGTVLGVYAFRGAAIVLRTTEGGGRFVESIEATMPGAGEWGLVTLALTVLVSSATVGLLSAFGTYQLRWAIPRFTSGERGRRIDNSLKRNVAFMFALSRSGMPFPDILRVLADNRAVYGETADEVAVAVRDIDLFGTDVLTTIRRLRDRTPSRNLEDLAENLASVLQSGQSLSAFLRDQYEHYKDEEEAQQQAFLELLGTLAEAYVTVFVAGPLFLITILVVIGLMLGGTLEFLRVLVYAVIPLATLGFIVYLDSITEDVKNVTPDDDHDTNLVRFSDIRVVSEGDAVPMTDGGRTATKANRYRLEIYQRLRPVLESLRDPSRMLTERPLVLLWATIPLGLLWTFLQWLPHLQGGDLTIALYDDPLVQATLFVVGTFAITYEVANRRVKAIEAAIPDFLDRLASTNEAGMSIVESFGRVVSSDLGSLSTELERTWADITWGARVEDALQRLQHRVATPAITRVVTLTTNAMEATNDIGQVLRIAADEAQATRRLERERRNEMLTYTVVVYISFFVFLVIVVALDTIFVPAIPTGGLGGGGTGGVPGAGLPGGIQQLTEAQKDAYSLVFFHGALIQSVASGFVAGQMGSGSLKSGAKHATFLLAIAYALFLVIG
- a CDS encoding class I SAM-dependent methyltransferase, which translates into the protein MSEESAGSDTTASDVVATYDEIAAHFATKRKNPWPEVTSFLDGVESTTALDVGCANGRHTELLAAVADRAIGLDASRALLSEAESRRDDHNFDAILLQGDASRLPLREDSVDLATYVATMHHLPTREARVESLDELARVLTPAGRALVSVWSTEHDRFDETQGFDTTVTFTMPDGRAVPRYYHIYDPSEFGTDLEASAVGVEREWVSNGNCYAVVTGSE